One genomic segment of Erythrolamprus reginae isolate rEryReg1 chromosome 2, rEryReg1.hap1, whole genome shotgun sequence includes these proteins:
- the LOC139160791 gene encoding zinc-binding protein A33-like encodes MAGKSQEQTIQEELTCSICYDLFRNPVMLECMHHFCKECIQKYWNACPRIATCPQCRQKFPSRSFHPNFIVSNIAETVRRSASEEHRRKTEMELQKVLQAYQRKSETLVKMQQKNMENIHYLVKTSGKLYSEIHAAFQHLHQILREEEGMMLVELAREKQQYMLRLENASMQLTEEISELKKSMEQTQRRLRNSKISSGLQVETPLVRPSVQLETLTSALKQYKELCDGPLQYIIWRKMLKSISPAPTVLTLDPDSAHPNLVLSKDLTSVTEKETPQTVPRSPRRFLQSVNVLAMASFESGRHYWEVWVGNKTKWELGVASDNVDRAARVRLCPDNGYWTIRLWNNSEYWAAAAPWVRLRPQCLLRKVGVLLDCKAKRLTFYNAEEMSLLFTFHQLWATKFYPFFSTGFCHGEKNAEPMRICHPLRL; translated from the exons ATGGCTGGCAAGAGTCAGGAGCAGACCATTCAAGAAGAATTGACTTGTTCCATATGCTATGATCTCTTCAGGAACCCTGTCATGCTGGAATGCATGCACCATTTCTGTAAAGAGTGTATCCAGAAATATTGGAATGCATGCCCCAGAATTGCCACCTGCCCCCAGTGTCGGCAAAAGTTTCCTTCCCGATCCTTTCATCCCAATTTCATTGTTTCTAATATAGCGGAGACAGTTCGAAGATCTGCCTCTGAGGAACACAGAAGAAAAACTGAG aTGGAGCTCCAAAAGGTCCTTCAGGCCTACCAGAGGAAAAGTGAGACACTGGTGAAAATGCAGCAAAAGAATATGGAAAATATCCATTACTTGGTG AAAACATCTGGGAAACTGTACTCGGAGATCCACGCAGcatttcaacatcttcatcagatCCTACGAGAGGAGGAAGGAATGATGCTGGTGGAACTGGCTAGAGAAAAACAACAGTACATGCTCAGACTGGAAAACGCTTCTATGCAATTAACAGAAGAGATTTCCGAGTTGAAGAAGAGCATGGAGCAGACACAGCGCAGACTGCGGAACTCTAAGATCTCATCAGGGCTGCAG GTGGAAACTCCGCTTGTCAG GCCATCGGTGCAGCTAGAAACGTTGACTTCGGCTTTAAAACAGTACAAGGAGCTGTGTGACGGACCCTTGCAGTACATCATTTGGCGAAAGATGCTGAAATCCATCAGCCCAG CTCCTACTGTTCTGACCCTGGATCCAGACTCGGCCCACCCCAACCTCGTCCTATCCAAAGATCTGACTTcagtgacagagaaagagacacctCAGACAGTACCCAGAAGCCCCAGACGTTTCCTGCAGAGCGTGAACGTGTTGGCTATGGCATCCTTTGAAAGCGGGCGGCATTACTGGGAAGTCTGGGTGGGCAACAAGACCAAGTGGGAATTAGGAGTGGCTTCAGACAATGTGGACCGGGCAGCAAGAGTCCGGCTGTGCCCAGATAACGGCTATTGGACAATAAGACTGTGGAACAACTCCGAGTATTGGGCTGCGGCAGCTCCCTGGGTACGTTTGAGGCCCCAGTGTTTGCTGAGGAAAGTGGGGGTGTTGTTGGACTGCAAGGCCAAAAGGCTGACTTTTTATAATGCCGAGGAGATGTCACTCCTCTTTACCTTCCACCAGTTGTGGGCTACCAAATTCTATCCTTTTTTCAGTACCGGCTTCTGTCATGGTGAGAAGAATGCAGAGCCCATGAGGATCTGCCACCCTCTCAGGCTCTGA